The region ATGCGTCGGCATGGCTTGCCGCCGCGTAGGCGTAGGCGCAATTCACTTGCGCCGTCAACGCCGGAGCGGGCGTCTTAAAAGCAATCTGCTCTAAAGAGACGGTGAGTAATGGCCAGAACCGAGAAAGAAAAGATGTTGGCGGGTGATCTTTATTATGGCGGCGATGAAGAGTTGGTCGGGGAAAGAGATTATGCTCGAAATTTAACGTTTGAGTTTAATCATGCAAGACCAACTGAAAAAGAAAAAAAGCAGACTATTCTAAAACAGCTTATAAACGCCAAGGGTGCCTTTTATATCGAAGCACCTTTCAATTGCGATTATGGCTATAACATCCAGGTTGGTGAAAACTTCTATGCCAACTTCGGATGTACCATACTTGACGTGAATATGGTTACAA is a window of Desulfocurvibacter africanus subsp. africanus DSM 2603 DNA encoding:
- a CDS encoding sugar O-acetyltransferase, with product MARTEKEKMLAGDLYYGGDEELVGERDYARNLTFEFNHARPTEKEKKQTILKQLINAKGAFYIEAPFNCDYGYNIQVGENFYANFGCTILDVNMVTIGDNVLLAPNVQIYTASHPVDPMERLTGKEFAKPIVIGNNVWIGGGAIICPGVTIGDNVTIGAGSVVIKDIPANVVAAGNPCRVIKNL